The window AGTTGCCGGTCCTCACTGAGCATGTGCAGTGTTAGTGTGGCTTGTCCCAGACTGATGATGTCACAGGCATCACTAAACTTGTACAGGATGTTGTTTTGCATGTGCAAAGGGAGGTCACTCAGTGTCATCCCATTTGAAACATGCTGCAAAGAAACATAGTGTTaggtatataaataaaaacagaaggtTGTTGTCATAAAGAAATACAACAGATTGAACAGTTCACTTTGGCCCTAAAAGTTAAGCAGACAGCTtaacttaaatatatattatttatataacttaaaaacattaaattatttatataataaatgtatactataaataaataaatacatatatatatatatatatatatatatatatatatatatatatatatatatatatatatatatatatatatatatatatatatatatatatatatatatatatatatatatatatatatatatatatatatatatatatatatatatatatatatatatatatataattatataaattataaataaataaaattatattttatatataaactataaatataaattatatatataaaatttaatcaTTCCACAACCAACTAGATGTGATTTAAATCAACTAGTCCTATATttatagaaattatatttagcatacaattatataatttattatataaatattgaaataaataataaaaaaaaaaaagatttttttttttttattttttttttgctttcaaaTCAATTTTTGCACTTCCCTAACCCACATTTCAGTCAGGACTACTTTTGAGAATAGTAAATTTATTTACAATATGAATTTGGCGAAAGGCTTAGGCATCAAGGGGCTCAGCTGCCAAACTAGACAGTTAAGATACATCCTTAGGCATAAATCCCCCAGCCTGACAGTAACCAAATATTTCTTAGCTATACAATGCAGAAGAGATACAACAGTTACAAAAGATTGACAAATAGTTGTATGTTCTAAGAAGATCCAACACTGCATAACGGAGTTACTTAGTGTCTGTGCGACAGACTGAAGAGCGCACGTTTGACTGGGCTTAAATACGGTTGATTAGAGTAGGTGGAGTAATTGATCAGCTGAGCGTCAGCTGATGTAGTTAGCTATCAGTGGTCTGCCTGAACTACGCTTGATTTCCATTCGGTCACTCAAGCTCCATAAAGACTGTAAAAAAGCCTACCTTTGGAATTTGCAAATTGTTGAGCTGCTGTTGCCAGTTTAATATGGTTTCTAAACGGCAGACCCAAATGTTGATGTTGCCAACCAGCACAGACTTCCCAACTTCTCGCATGAGGATGCAGAGGGTGGAGCTTAAATCATGCAGCAACGCCTTGATCAGTCTCGGGTTCTGATGGTCATCCAGAACTGCCAAACAAACAACAGACAGAAAATCATTGCCAATTTTTAATATCAACTTTTAGATGCACATATTTCAAGCCAGCATGGCTTCTGCATTTTCTCCCCTCCATGAAAAGGTTGAAATGCTGAAAGATCAGCTCACCTTTTCTCACAATCTTCTCCAGgacattaaaatagtttttctgAGCAGCTCCACTCAAAGACGTCAGCTGGGACTTGGCAATCAACTGCAGAAGCTAAGAAGGAAATAAACAGAGAGGGTAAAGTGAGAGAGAACACAGAAGGGAAGCGCAGAACGAGAGAGGTATTCCAGTAATTGTTCAGCAGAGATCAGAACATCTTACTTTGACTACATAGTTGAATCGCCGCACATCCTGAATGGCACTGGAAAAGTCCAGACGATTGAAGGCCTCACCAAGAGTACAGTAGCCATGTCTCtgcaacaacaaacacacagtgTGCATTGAAAGAGACCGGAAAACACTACTAATgccagaattgtgaaatataaacaatgACGTATAACTTTCTATGACTCATGTTGTTTATTTGCTACTCTTTGAGTTTTCAGAATTCCTCTCACCTCTCTCGTACTCTCCTTCTGAACGTAGATCCACCTCTCCTGGAACAAAACTAAGAAAAgggataaaatatatttaacccATATATTacatccttaaagggatagttcacagaaataatgaaaattatgtcatcatttagttTACAAAGTTGTATGACTTTCCTTCTTctgcggaacacaaaagaagataatttgaagaatgttgaaaaccaaacagttttggttcccATTCACTTCaactgtatggacaaaaaatgcGAACAGAACAGTTTGGTTTTCAACATTCTTCAAatgatcttcttttgtgttccgcagaaaaaaataattgtatacaggtttggaatgacatgagggtgagcaaacaATGACAGAATGTCCATTGTTGCGaacactatccctttaattgcttAGGTTTTTATTTATCTGTGATTGGTTGGGATGTGGAAAAAATACAACTattaaatttgtaattattaCACAAACTTGATTGTGATTAGTCAAATGTAGCATTCTGGGGtcatatattttgtataatgaCCACTAAACTGTATAATTGGCTGTTGTCCCAAAAAAGTTCCCTTTTGAATCGAAGATCATTGTTGTGATAATTAAGTATGATGCAATTAAGCATTAGTATGTACTAAATATCCATTAATCCACAGCTCTGGAAAACCTatttctgattggtcaattgtGCCATTttgtggataaaaaaaaaaaaaaaaagtgcttaaTGACCACTAAACTTTATAACAGCTCACTGTTCCAGAAATTCTAGTTCATTCTTAAATTTGATATCATTGTTGTTCTGCTTTGTAACAACCTGTATTctataaagcactatataaataaatgtgacttgacttgataattaaaggggttagttcacccaaaaattaaatttctgtcattaattactcaccctcatgtcgttcaacacccgtaagacctttgttcatcttcggaacacaaattaagatatttttgatgaaatccaagggtttctgaaccataCATAGGCAGCAATTTCACTGAACcatttgaggtccagaaaagtagtaaagacatcgttaaaatagtccatgtgactacagtggttcaaccttaatgttatgaagcgacgagaattcATAACAATACAAAGCTGGCGttcagacgtaaacacagaagTGCTGCACTGCATTCACTATGTCAACAGCATAGAAgactgacaggggagagaagaaattgttgaataaagacgttattttagttttgttttcgcGCACAAAAAAgtgttctcgtcgcttcataacaataaagttgaaccactgtagtcacatggactattttaacgatgtctttactacctttctggacctcaaaagatgcaatgacgttgctgcctatgtgtggttcagaaaccttcggatttcatcaaaaatatcgcaatttgtgttctgaagatgaatgaaggtctcaCGGGTTTGGGACTACATgtggttgagtaattaatggcagaaattaaatttttgggtgaactaaccctttaagtgtgatcttattaaattaataaaaaaataattatagtgACTGGTCAATTGTagcacttgggtaaagttggttttatattcgcacattcggacttctgataaattcagactttccaataaatgtccaataaattaatgtttgtgaattttaagcagcgacatgatattgacaaccaacgattgtcaacttacaacatttttcatagtcgatcaaaataggcaagtattgttttaatggcatatttacttgtgaatgtccactgaatgtccaatgtagtgtgattaacaaggctattgaatacggatgtccgaatgtgtgactataaaaccaactttacccaagtaatTGTAGCATTCAGTGGTCATACATTTTTGTATAATGAGTGCTAAACTACATAATTGCCTATTGTCCCAAGAAACTCTAATTCACTGTAAAATTGGAGCTCAATGTTGTAATTAAGTGTGATGCAATTAAATATGATGTAATATTTACACTGTGACTTAGTGTTGTTGTTGAAAAAGTCCTTTTTTCTCTTCTTGGCAGCTACTTCACAGACATCTCCCACAAAGACGTTCTCCTTGTTATCATTGTCCAATCTGTTGAGTTAAAAAGGTAAACTTAATTATGACCATCCCAAAATAAGCTTTAggcattacatttacattaaaagGCATCTAGCACAGGCTCCTATTCAGAGTGACCTACAAAAAGTATAATATCATGTGATCAACAGATGGCAAGCATGCAATTTAGATTGTTAAGACTGCAATTTAGTACTATCTAGTACACATAAACCTGAAACAGAATACAATAAAACCTAGTGCAAACATACAAGCCAGTGCAAGTTCTTTTTAATCATTAATCAAAGTATTGCTGAATGAGGCGAGTCCTGAAGATCTGAAGACGTTTTAGCTTACAAAACAGGTGAGTGTTCGGTCTGTTGTCTAGAGAAATTTAACACAAACAGACATAAGATGCAGTTTCACACTAAAactatcaaaaaaaaaactaattgcaTTCTCACATAGCCGAAACCAGACAACCATGTTTCCTCGTAGTCTGACCGACCTTAGGTCTGTTTCCATGACAGCACGGTCAGACTAAAGGACCGTGTCAGTATATTGTGTCTGAATATATACAAAAACAGTTCAGAGATGTCTGTTCTGCACAACTCCAGACAATAACCACAGACGGTTACAATAACACACACCAGTTCTAAACACGGACACCTGACTTCCCACATGCCACATACACACTTCCTTTTTAGTCTGTTCCTCAATGCTTTTTTTGGGGTGGTGTAGCCTTGTGGTTAAAGCTTGGAGGTGGTAACTGAAAGGTTGCTGGTTTGAACCCCAAAACTATCACCTTAGAGATACAACAATCACTAAACATTATATTGACACAATTCAAAGCATTTCTTACTCTTCCAAGCCAAGCTCATTGATGTTATCTCCCAATTTGTGGCTGAAATATTCAAAGCGTTTCCAGCCATCCTCAGTTTTGATCCAGCTCCAGCCTGGTGATCTCCAGTCTTGGCCCAAGAACGGCATCTTCTTCCACCTGCTCCAAAGACCTGAATACAAAAGACTCTTATCTCAAACCCTTATAACACATAAAAGGCTTATCACGTATGGCGCAATATCATTGTGATCTGATCAGACAACACACAATAACAGTCATTCAAACTTAAAAAGCCTTATTTCACAATCTTAATGTAAAACATCATCTTTTGCATTTCGATATGAATTTGTAAAGTGTATTTAAGCTACTGCTAATAATTTTGCTCAAAAGCAAAGCTTGCCAAGAACCTTATCTTTTTAAACGTCGACAAAACACTAAAGACAGCTTAAATATCTACCTCTATTGTTGTTTTACACGCAAAGTCATGCATTTGCATTGATAACGGACGTATATTTAACTTTACTTACAGCGAGTCCTTTGTTATGGTGATAATTTTCTGCTTTTCTTTGAATATTGACGGAAGTAAACAGTCAGAAAAGCGAAATGTAAGACACGCCTCCCGTCGATTGTGATTGGCCATcgtatttgtatttattgtgtTGCTACCCGGAATTCCCAAGCTGATTGGTTCGTGAACCTGTCGATCACTCACCGATTTATCCCGAGCTCTCTGTCTCTGCGGCTTCTTACACGTGACACAGACGCTGCACATGTTGTCATGTTTTGATTTCGTGATGGGGGAAGGGAAATGGATAGAATGAACGATGGAATAGATGGAAAATAATAACATCACAAAATAAACTTTCCACTGCTTGGTTTTGGATAGAAGTAATAGGTTTATTTGTAATCCTCTCAGCCAGCGGTGAGTACAGAGcttaatgagaaaaaacaatcaagttagaaaaaaaaaaaaaatgaatcaaattattaaaatgcacaACAGCTAGAAATAAGttaatgttaaccatgtcgtttaaagtattttatacaattgtatttgttaaattaaatactcattgtattttaatacttatTTAGCCTACTTatactgcatttttaatataGCCTATTGTATTTATATTCCATTTATTCACTTATGTATTAATTTACCTTCAAGTCTTACCCAAAAAATAGTTTTCCACACCTGGCATACATGGAAAAACACCCTTCTCCTGAGAACACCTGCCTTCAGTTGACCCTGTACAGTGTCAGTGTGCTTTTATTGTATTCACTTGTTTACTCTATtgttaatatattacaatattggATAGGTTTTTATGATTATATGGAGGTCAGAATTCAAACAATTTCCTTACAAGGTTTtgctcccctggtaaaatttgcatttcaggggctaaatatcacatTATTTTGGTCGATTCAACCCAcgaacatgaaaaacaaccagcggcaacagtgtaaaagtagcccaattctgcaGGAAAACCACGGACTTGGCCTCACAGCTCATGCACTGATCGATTTCTAGCGACTACCTGTGTGGtccgggtcaaattgaccctaatttgattcaatacaattccccaaaaatcacactatgaaaaaaaaaaacatataatcatgtacaaataattaacttttaatattGATACTTTTCACACATTACAAAgaataaatatctgaatttatgatttataaaaatgtttttaaccaCTATTTTTTAAACTGCCCCTCCCCCCACCCATAGGACATTTACCATTCATAACAATCTTAGTCTAAAGTAATCATGAcatatatatcatttgaaagctttcaGACTCTAGTTTTCATATTTGGTGACTGATGTTCAAAAGAAATGACAGAGCAATAGATAAATAGCGATAGATTCTTCATTTGTGATGTGGTGCCAAActataacacacacactctgattCTTTCCGTAtgttttttatgtgtgttttaggcactgaattcaaatcaaatattagCATTATTGCCCAAACATCTTCTGAATAGGATGTCTACTTTGAAAATTGTGGAAAAATATGattcagatcactcaaacctTTTACAACTTTTtacttctacaataatctgtGAAGTGCTCCCTTTAAAAAgatatattaaaggattagtccacttttaaataaactttaaataatttctgaaaagaaattaaagtttttgatgaaaacattcattCACATTCCTGTCTCAaacaggattattctccttatagaccttatgtagccccgccccttttcagcattgcgctcgttgtcttttgacttccggtttgtatttccacagcgatattacatttatgaatgaactgctcgttttaaaatcttcccgatctactgacatttgttaagacatctgctttaaacataacaatgctcatgataacatgatttcattaactctacaacaagtaaatccacttaaccaactaattattctttgatagcgatgccatagaaatgtacagagctaccgcaaaacggaagttcaaagacaattttataaagatggcggcgcgcttgtttctctggtaaataaggtctatagtagACTtaaatgggcaccaaacagttgaaggtcataattagtttcactgcagcttcaaattgttcagcacgatcccagatgagaaataagggtcttaccaatgaaaccatcgctcattttctaaaaagaaattgaaagttttaaccttaaatgctcatcttgaactagctgtcttcttcttctcctctattagaattctggcagtgtagacactgctaagtgtattactgccctccacaggtcaaagtttgaactaattgttatatactattgaactagcatattgcatataaaaattagttcaaactttgacctgtggagggcagtaatatgcttagcagtgtctacactgttggaattctaatagaggagaagaagaagacagctagttcaagatgagcatttctggttaaaacttatataattttcaattttttgaaaatgagtgatggtttcactagataagacccttatttctcatctgggatcgtgttgaacaatttgaagctgcagtgaaactaattatgaccttcaactgtttgggctcctttgaagtccactataaggagaaaaatcctggaatgttttcatcaaaaactttaatttcttttcgactgaagaaagaaagacatggacatcttggatgacatgggggtgagtaaattatcaggaaaagtttatttaaaagtggactaatccttaaACTTAAGTCTGTGATCTGAAGTATTTAagatttttaacaatttaagtaGGAAAAGTGGGACAGACAATTAACAGGTAAAACAACTTTGTTAAACTCAGCAAGATACTAGCACTTCAGTACTAGAGTTGAAGAGCTCTGACATACAACACagaagtgttttgtattttgggtCTGTACAGTTGCTTTTGAATGGCTGACTATTCAGTGCAtccggaaagtattcacagtgcttcactttttccacattttgttatgttacagccttattccaaaagggattaaatacattttctttctcaaaattctacaaacaatatcccataatgacaatgtgaaagaagtttatatgaaatctttgcaaatttattaaaaacaacaacaacaaaaaacttattcacagcctttgccatgacactcaaAATTGAGTTCAGGTGCGTCCTGTTTccactgatcatccttgagaaaGGCACACACCTGTGTATATAAGGTCCCATAGTTAACAGTGGATATCAGAGCACAAACCAAGCCATGAAGTCCAAAGAATTGCCTATAGACCTCTGAGACAGGATTGTATCgaggcacagatctggggaaAGGGTACATAAAAATTTCTGCAGCACTGAAGGTCCCAATGAGCACAGACAGAAGCCACTCCTCAGTAAAAGACACATGACAGCCCCCTTGGAATTTGCCAAAAGGCACCTGAAGGACTCTCAGATCAACAAAGATTACTAGTCaggatcgagggaaagatgaatgcagcaatgtacagagacatccttgatgaaaacctgctccagagtgctctggacctcagactgggggtgaaggttcatcttccaacaggacaacgaccctaagcacacagccaaaataacaaaggagtggctacgggacaactctgtgaatgcccttgagtggcccagccagagcccagacTTGAACCCGATTGAAAATCTCTGAAATTTGAAAATGGCTGCACCAACGCTCCCCAACCAATCTGATGGAGCTTGAGAGGTCCTGCAAAGAAGAATGAAACGGCCCAAAAATAGGTGTGCCAAGCTTGCATCATACTCAAGACTTGAGGCTGTAATTGGTGCCAAAGGTGCTTCAACAAAGTATTGtgcaaaggctgtgaatacttttgtacatgtgattttttatatatatatatatatatatatatatatatatatatatatatatatatatatatttttttttttttttttgttatataaactTGCAAAGATTTCATACAGCCTCCTTTcatgttgtcattatggggtattgtttgtagaattgagaaaaaaaatgaatttaatcccttttggaataaggctgtaacataaaatgtggaaaaagtgaagcaCTGTGAATACTTTCTGGATGCGCCGtatgggtcaaattgacccacgAACAGTAAGAGCGTGTGAAATATGCATACAGAAATTTTATAACACATGCTGAGCACATAAATAAGCTagtaatttatttgtgtgtgtgtgtataggttTATTGCCAGTAAAGTATGGGATCCTTTTTAATGTGCCAATAAGTCTTCTTGACTCCTGAATCATTTGATCAGAATTGACAGCAGCTAAATTGTAACACTAGCCTATTTCAAGTGTTTCGTAATTCATAATTATCTTAATGGAAGCAAATTCCATAACCTCAATAATACAGTCTCTTTGTATTTAATCCGGTTTCAGAAAAACTTGTCAGTTTGGATTAGCTGTATAAGTGAGATAAAAATTGGAATAAAGCTAACATGCATTCAAAAAAGACTGCATTTCCAAAATCATTTAAAGTAGTGTAAAGGCCACGAACACTCCTTCTGCAAGATCTAACCTGCCCTACAGTCTGCATTTAGGAGGCCAGAGGGCTAAGTTTTTGTGTGCATGTGAAAAcactgcattaaaaaaaaacttcaaaaaagAAGCACTAGGTTCAGTTAACATTATAAAACGTTTTAAAGTTTATTGATCAttataaatatgcatttatgaTCATTAAATTACTATTTGCTTATCTTGACTATATTTAAACTATAACCCAACAACTTATTCTAAAGTAAACTGCATAACAGTAACAGTGCTAGAAAAATAAGAAACTATTTTATTGACATGTTCATATTCACACATGCAGCATTTTCACATATTGTGTAAGGATGTTTGACTCAACAATGCACACACCTTATTAAGTTACTTCAAACTTATTTTATGCAATTTACAAGGCATAGTGAGTCAGGGAAGACATGCATGACTAAACAGTCAGTATTCATTTTGGGTAAACAGACACCTAATCTTTGAACTTGTGACAGTGGCACCAATTATACACCCACACTGGATGTGAATGTACTTGCCTTTTGTTCATCGCTTCCACTGTTACGCAACTATGGACACAACTGCTCATTTGAATCCATATCTTTCCATATCCCAGGACCAGCGCTACCTTCTGCATTCCAGAGCTGACGTGTATCATGGCCTGTTTGACTTGAACGAGAAATTGCGTCTGTAAACTATAGATTCGAGTGCAAAGGCAGTTTTCACATAATACAATGCAAtggaaatataaaaacacaacttttaatacattaaaaaatcaaGTAACATGGTATCTAGGTAGATAATTAACCAGGATCAAGTACTGGCATAGAAAATGCTTAACCAAAAAAAGCTTGAATCAATACAGCAGTTTGAGGTCCTAAAACCAGCAAGAGAATTAGCAATTTGGGTTCTCTACGTAATTTCCTATAGGGAAATATTCCTATTTTAGAATGGGCGTTTAAAATGGGTAAAATAAGGTCTGTATTAGCATTCAAGAAATGTTCAAGTCAACAGAAATTACACAGTCTAGGCTGCTAACAAGTGCTACAAGGCTGTGTAAATGTTTGACAAAaatgttgtagtccttaaaggaacactccactttttttgaaaatgtactaagaccgacggaaaatgaaaaattgCTAAATGAAAAAttgtctctcacaaatgtctccatggttgcaatgCACGCTCCCcgtgcaagcagggggtcacaggcggtgcataatatcattgcgcctgctgcacccatggtacggcagcaaagttccttgattattacgccagaatgacAGTATAATTCCTAGCCATACTGGCCTAGAAAATcttaacttttcattttccgtcagtcttagtacacgatgataactacagaagagtcaagttttaaatgggaaaaatatcgaaactctttggtcatttttgagcgagatgctaacggtctaatcagattcaatgaactatgctaagctatgctaaaagtggttctgccagacccggagatcgacTGAATGGAtgcgaaaatggtaaaactcaactgtttaactctaggggagttggaaaatgagcctatttttaaaaaaaaatggagtgttcctttaaatatagcaatttgttagcaacttATGTTTTCAAAGAACAGTGGCTTCAAAATTCAGGTGTGAGGTAACATTAATGTGTGTAATTTATGTTGTAAAGCAAAATGTTTATcgcatttcatattttaaatagaaaaaaaaacatcctaaAACCCTTTAAGAACTTTTAGAGTTTGTGAATTAGCCGAATCAGTCAGGTTGATTGCTagttttctgattggctaaaaaCGCGCGGGACGCTCCACTGACTCTTTTTTTCTGATGTTAACGGTCAAGAGATTTCACATATAACGTTAGGCCCAGTATTTTTAAGTCAAATAGCCGGGACATGCGTTGTATAGGGGGAAAAATATCTTACAGCACGTTTAACATGACCCAATTTAATCCAGATCTCGCAGAGTCTTTCCCGACTCCGCTGCGTTTCTGCAGCTGTAAAGCCACTTGATGATCCGAGCGTTGCGCTCGACAACTGACGTCCCTT of the Megalobrama amblycephala isolate DHTTF-2021 linkage group LG24, ASM1881202v1, whole genome shotgun sequence genome contains:
- the fbxo25 gene encoding F-box only protein 25 isoform X2 is translated as MPFLGQDWRSPGWSWIKTEDGWKRFEYFSHKLGDNINELGLEELDNDNKENVFVGDVCEVAAKKRKKDFFNNNTKSQFLFQERWIYVQKESTRERHGYCTLGEAFNRLDFSSAIQDVRRFNYVVKLLQLIAKSQLTSLSGAAQKNYFNVLEKIVRKVLDDHQNPRLIKALLHDLSSTLCILMREVGKSVLVGNINIWVCRLETILNWQQQLNNLQIPKHVSNGMTLSDLPLHMQNNILYKFSDACDIISLGQATLTLHMLSEDRQLWKKLCQFHFAEKQFCRHLILSEKGHVDWKLMFFTLQKYYPQKEQYGDTLQFCRHCSILFWNDSGHPCTANDPDSCLTPVSPQHFIDLFKF
- the fbxo25 gene encoding F-box only protein 25 isoform X1; the protein is MPFLGQDWRSPGWSWIKTEDGWKRFEYFSHKLGDNINELGLEELDNDNKENVFVGDVCEVAAKKRKKDFFNNNTKSQFLFQERWIYVQKESTRERHGYCTLGEAFNRLDFSSAIQDVRRFNYVVKLLQLIAKSQLTSLSGAAQKNYFNVLEKIVRKVLDDHQNPRLIKALLHDLSSTLCILMREVGKSVLVGNINIWVCRLETILNWQQQLNNLQIPKHVSNGMTLSDLPLHMQNNILYKFSDACDIISLGQATLTLHMLSEDRQLWKKLCQFHFAEKQFCRHLILSEKGHVDWKLMFFTLQKYYPQKEQYGDTLQFCRHCSILFWNDRHLALIFKDSGHPCTANDPDSCLTPVSPQHFIDLFKF